One genomic segment of Methanolinea mesophila includes these proteins:
- a CDS encoding histone family protein, which yields MADLPIAAVVRIAKKNGAERVGSDAAAALVAKAEDYIANLTKEANRLALHAGRKTIKEEDVELAAKSA from the coding sequence ATGGCAGATTTACCTATTGCTGCAGTTGTGCGAATTGCCAAGAAGAATGGTGCTGAGAGAGTCGGCAGCGACGCTGCCGCGGCACTCGTTGCGAAGGCTGAAGATTACATCGCGAACCTTACCAAGGAAGCAAACAGGCTCGCACTTCACGCCGGGCGTAAGACGATCAAGGAAGAAGATGTAGAGCTTGCGGCAAAGTCCGCATAA
- a CDS encoding HEAT repeat domain-containing protein, with product MTGQVSVQREKTRPDIVHSIQDLASIGHPAIEYLTLALREEDKRVRIEAVKALGEIADPCCCGHLAALLQDGDRDIRLAAVVALGKLGDIKACNSLFQASTDENCFVRVAAREALARILKKESGADVSCMAGPDRL from the coding sequence ATGACCGGACAGGTGTCGGTGCAGAGAGAAAAAACCAGGCCTGACATAGTTCATTCTATACAGGATCTGGCCAGTATTGGCCATCCTGCAATAGAATATCTCACCCTTGCGCTCCGGGAGGAGGACAAAAGGGTGAGAATCGAAGCAGTAAAGGCACTGGGCGAGATTGCTGATCCCTGCTGCTGTGGTCATCTGGCAGCACTGCTCCAGGACGGGGACAGGGATATCAGGCTCGCTGCGGTAGTTGCGCTGGGAAAATTGGGAGATATAAAGGCATGCAACTCCCTTTTCCAGGCTAGTACGGACGAAAATTGTTTCGTCAGAGTTGCAGCGCGTGAAGCGCTTGCCCGCATCCTGAAGAAAGAATCGGGAGCGGATGTATCCTGTATGGCAGGGCCTGACCGCCTGTGA
- the hisB gene encoding imidazoleglycerol-phosphate dehydratase HisB — translation MRTADITRKTRETNITVHLDLDGTGECDINTGIPFLDHMLHSMGRHGRIDLSVQAVGDLKVDAHHTVEDTGIVIGDTIREAIGEGRGIRRFAHAIVPMDESLATVAMDCSGRGCLVYEGSFYNLAVGGIEADLFEHFFYSLCTRAGINVHLLFHGKNDHHQCEAAFKAFGIALGEATRITGSEKDIPSTKGTLR, via the coding sequence ATGAGAACAGCTGATATCACGCGAAAGACCAGGGAGACCAATATTACCGTACACCTCGATCTCGACGGAACGGGGGAATGCGACATCAATACCGGTATCCCGTTCCTCGACCACATGCTCCACTCCATGGGCCGGCACGGGCGGATCGACCTCTCGGTGCAGGCAGTCGGCGACCTGAAGGTCGACGCCCACCACACAGTGGAGGATACCGGGATCGTTATAGGTGACACAATACGCGAGGCGATAGGCGAGGGAAGAGGCATACGGAGGTTTGCCCACGCCATCGTGCCGATGGACGAGTCCCTGGCCACGGTGGCGATGGACTGCAGCGGCAGGGGATGCCTTGTGTATGAAGGCTCATTCTATAACCTTGCAGTAGGGGGTATCGAAGCCGACCTCTTCGAACATTTCTTCTACAGTCTCTGTACCAGGGCAGGGATCAACGTTCACCTCCTCTTCCACGGAAAGAACGATCATCACCAGTGCGAGGCCGCGTTCAAGGCGTTCGGTATCGCACTCGGCGAGGCTACGAGGATCACGGGTTCCGAAAAAGACATTCCCAGCACAAAAGGGACTCTTCGATGA
- the hisA gene encoding 1-(5-phosphoribosyl)-5-[(5-phosphoribosylamino)methylideneamino]imidazole-4-carboxamide isomerase: MRVFPAVDVLDGQCVQLVQGKRETRTVFGTPLECAVRWLGEGADALHVVNLDGAFGHAGKNAALIRDLIRELGVEIQLGGGIRTSGDAGSWLDIGVERVILGTAATRDPDILTLLSDTYGKHRIMAGVDAKGGEIAIEGWEKSGGNYLAWATVFEEKGAGSLLYTNVDVEGLQQGVLLDPVEMLIRHTGLPVTVAGGVSSPGDVKGLKRAGAYGVVLGSALYSGKIRLHDALEASNENS; encoded by the coding sequence ATGAGAGTTTTTCCTGCGGTTGACGTGCTCGACGGGCAATGTGTCCAGCTCGTCCAGGGTAAGCGGGAGACCAGGACGGTGTTCGGGACACCCCTCGAATGCGCCGTCAGGTGGCTCGGCGAGGGAGCGGATGCCCTCCACGTGGTCAACCTTGACGGGGCGTTCGGCCATGCAGGGAAGAATGCGGCACTCATCCGCGACCTTATCCGCGAGCTCGGGGTGGAGATCCAGCTGGGAGGCGGGATCCGGACCTCCGGGGATGCGGGGTCATGGCTCGATATCGGGGTGGAGCGGGTCATCCTCGGTACGGCGGCGACCAGGGACCCCGATATCCTTACCCTGCTCTCCGATACCTACGGGAAGCACAGGATCATGGCCGGTGTCGACGCAAAGGGAGGCGAGATCGCCATCGAGGGCTGGGAGAAGAGCGGAGGCAACTACCTCGCCTGGGCCACGGTATTCGAGGAGAAGGGTGCGGGTTCCCTGCTCTATACCAACGTCGACGTGGAAGGACTTCAGCAGGGGGTCCTCCTGGATCCCGTTGAGATGCTTATCCGGCATACCGGCCTGCCGGTGACCGTTGCAGGGGGCGTATCCTCTCCAGGAGACGTCAAAGGATTAAAAAGGGCTGGCGCATATGGTGTAGTACTGGGTTCTGCACTTTATAGCGGGAAAATAAGGCTGCATGACGCCCTGGAGGCTTCTAATGAGAACAGCTGA
- the hisG gene encoding ATP phosphoribosyltransferase, translating to MTVPEQSTPDRSNSPVVRLAVPNKGRIAVPIMELMEKSGLHLLDSGERRLISRTPDPHIEVLFARPIDIPEYVANGAADLGITGRDMVRERGSDVEELLDLQMGSARLVLAVSEDSRYSSPEDLAGARVATEFPAITREYFRTLGVRVTIVPVGGACEATPYLGISDAIVDLVSSGTTLRQNHLVPIAEVLASTTVLIANKAARAEKREKIDEIVLAFESVLRAGGQCYLMMNVHRSCLEEVKSVLPGLSGPTVMEVASKEDLVAVHAVVSEERVYRLISQLKRAGARDILVMSIQRMIR from the coding sequence ATGACCGTTCCCGAACAATCCACGCCGGACCGGAGCAATTCACCCGTAGTCAGGCTTGCCGTTCCCAACAAGGGGAGGATCGCAGTCCCCATCATGGAGCTGATGGAGAAGAGCGGGCTCCACCTCCTGGACTCGGGCGAGCGGAGGCTCATCTCCCGCACCCCCGATCCCCATATCGAGGTGCTCTTCGCCCGGCCGATCGATATCCCCGAGTACGTGGCGAACGGTGCCGCAGACCTGGGCATCACCGGGAGGGACATGGTCCGGGAGAGGGGCTCCGACGTCGAGGAACTGCTCGACCTCCAGATGGGGTCTGCGAGGCTCGTGCTCGCAGTCTCGGAGGATTCCCGTTATTCCTCCCCGGAGGATCTCGCGGGAGCGCGGGTCGCCACCGAGTTCCCCGCGATCACCCGGGAATATTTCAGGACACTCGGGGTCAGGGTCACCATCGTTCCGGTGGGAGGCGCCTGCGAAGCCACCCCGTACCTGGGGATCTCGGACGCGATCGTCGACCTGGTGAGTTCAGGGACCACGCTCCGCCAGAATCACCTGGTACCGATCGCAGAGGTTCTTGCGAGCACCACGGTTCTCATCGCCAATAAAGCGGCACGTGCAGAGAAGCGGGAGAAGATCGACGAGATCGTCCTCGCCTTCGAGAGCGTGCTCAGGGCCGGCGGACAATGCTATCTCATGATGAACGTCCACCGCTCCTGCCTCGAAGAAGTCAAGTCCGTGCTCCCCGGCCTCTCTGGACCGACTGTGATGGAAGTGGCCTCGAAGGAGGACCTGGTGGCAGTACATGCGGTGGTGAGCGAAGAACGGGTGTACCGGCTGATCAGCCAGCTGAAACGGGCCGGGGCCCGGGACATCCTGGTGATGTCCATCCAGCGCATGATCCGGTAA
- a CDS encoding methionine adenosyltransferase: MKRNIKIEALSQVPLEQQEIELVERKCIGHPDSLADGVAESISRALSMAYLEEFGAILHHNTDQGEIVAGESMPHYGGGKVTRPIYMLLDGRATKQFDGVNIPTDSIALEAARHYLKKTLTNLNLDRDIIIDCRLGTGSTDLRDVFKPCQDSIPRANDTSFGVGHAPFSEVESITLALSDYIDDVLRPRHPAIGQDIKIMGLRDGDTITLTVACAMVDRYLSGLAQYCETKDLLKEEAEQIARKFTNRKVVVDVNTADDIDTGSVFLTVTGTSAEMGDDGSVGRGNRCNGLITPNRPMSMEATSGKNPINHIGKIYNILSTQLAQECVKKVEGIDEIYIRLLSQIGKPIDRPLVASVQVLPSPDVELRRIQGDIDAIIDEGLANVTCITEKIIMGEVRTF; the protein is encoded by the coding sequence ATGAAGAGGAACATCAAAATAGAGGCGCTTTCCCAGGTACCGCTCGAGCAGCAGGAGATAGAGCTGGTAGAGCGGAAGTGTATCGGGCATCCTGACAGTCTTGCGGACGGGGTGGCCGAGTCGATCAGCCGGGCCCTTTCGATGGCCTACCTGGAAGAATTCGGCGCGATTCTCCACCACAATACCGATCAGGGGGAGATCGTGGCCGGCGAATCCATGCCCCATTACGGCGGCGGAAAAGTTACCAGGCCCATCTACATGCTCCTCGACGGCAGGGCGACCAAGCAGTTCGACGGGGTGAATATCCCTACCGATTCCATCGCGCTGGAAGCCGCCCGGCACTACCTGAAAAAGACCCTGACCAACCTGAACCTCGACCGGGACATCATCATCGACTGCCGGCTGGGCACGGGTTCCACGGATCTCCGCGATGTATTCAAGCCCTGCCAGGACAGCATCCCCCGGGCAAACGATACTTCGTTCGGCGTAGGTCACGCTCCGTTCTCGGAGGTCGAGAGCATCACTCTCGCGCTCTCGGACTACATCGACGACGTGCTTCGGCCCCGCCACCCGGCCATAGGGCAGGACATCAAGATCATGGGCCTCCGTGACGGCGATACTATCACCCTCACCGTGGCCTGTGCCATGGTGGACCGTTACCTCTCCGGACTAGCCCAGTACTGCGAGACCAAGGACCTGCTCAAGGAAGAAGCCGAACAGATCGCCAGGAAGTTCACCAACCGGAAGGTAGTCGTCGACGTGAACACCGCAGACGATATCGATACCGGGAGCGTCTTCCTCACGGTGACCGGGACCTCTGCCGAGATGGGCGACGACGGGTCCGTGGGCAGGGGCAACCGGTGCAACGGGCTTATCACCCCCAACCGGCCCATGAGCATGGAGGCCACCAGCGGGAAGAACCCGATCAACCATATCGGGAAGATCTACAATATCCTCTCCACCCAGCTCGCCCAGGAGTGCGTGAAGAAGGTCGAAGGGATCGACGAGATCTATATCCGCCTCCTCTCTCAGATCGGAAAACCGATCGACCGGCCGCTCGTGGCGAGCGTCCAGGTACTGCCGAGCCCCGACGTCGAGCTCCGCCGTATTCAGGGCGACATCGATGCCATCATCGATGAAGGGCTCGCGAACGTGACCTGCATCACGGAAAAGATCATCATGGGTGAGGTACGCACCTTCTGA
- a CDS encoding methyltransferase gives MKRTALFMPGGENLAFTILMRQGRQSRREDSSPADSAASRGDRVPGDELWNEPPIPPGPFFSLVDTGMHGVMIISAIRAGIETGVFRELEQPRALPDLSRATGIREEFLVPYCAVLSTLGLLREEEGLYQNSPLASTYLFEGSPYSQISYLEKTSRMVEDLWEGLPGILRDGPVSYMREDFYDRLILPSMAENSLTGRLQRTVRAIAALPGFSSFRKMIDLGGGHGLYAIALARENPFLEAIIFDLPGVTPLADEYIRCYHAARVRTVSGDFFKDEIGEGYDLIFSSSNPSGKSIGILDKIRSALNEGGYFVNVQSDDEGHRDAYSALEWQLWTIGNRPKGKGTFTKEQPFLTPEYRDALASHGLDIISEQKVRDDYHPHATVTLIIAQKV, from the coding sequence ATGAAACGGACCGCACTTTTTATGCCCGGAGGGGAGAACCTCGCATTCACGATTCTTATGAGACAAGGCAGACAGTCCCGGAGAGAAGACTCTTCGCCCGCCGACAGCGCCGCTTCGCGTGGGGACCGGGTGCCGGGAGACGAACTCTGGAATGAACCGCCGATCCCTCCGGGGCCGTTCTTCTCACTGGTCGACACCGGGATGCACGGGGTAATGATCATATCCGCGATCAGGGCCGGCATAGAAACCGGAGTGTTCCGCGAACTGGAGCAGCCCCGGGCTCTTCCCGATCTTTCCCGTGCCACGGGCATCCGCGAAGAATTCCTGGTCCCCTACTGCGCAGTGCTGAGTACATTAGGCCTTCTCCGGGAAGAAGAGGGCCTTTATCAGAATTCCCCTCTTGCATCGACCTATCTCTTCGAAGGTTCGCCGTACTCCCAGATAAGCTACCTGGAGAAGACCTCCCGGATGGTAGAAGACCTCTGGGAGGGCCTGCCCGGGATCCTTCGCGACGGTCCGGTCTCCTACATGAGGGAAGATTTCTACGACCGGCTCATCCTCCCCTCGATGGCGGAGAATTCGCTCACCGGGAGGCTGCAAAGGACGGTCCGTGCAATAGCGGCCCTTCCCGGGTTCTCTTCCTTTCGGAAGATGATCGATCTCGGGGGCGGGCACGGGCTCTACGCAATTGCCCTCGCACGTGAAAATCCCTTCCTTGAAGCGATAATTTTCGACCTTCCCGGGGTAACCCCGCTCGCGGATGAATATATCCGGTGTTACCATGCCGCACGTGTAAGGACGGTATCGGGAGACTTCTTCAAGGATGAAATCGGGGAGGGGTACGACCTGATATTTTCTTCTTCAAACCCCAGCGGGAAGAGCATCGGGATTTTGGACAAGATTCGCTCCGCACTGAACGAGGGCGGCTACTTCGTGAACGTCCAGTCGGACGATGAAGGACACCGGGACGCGTATTCCGCCCTCGAGTGGCAGCTCTGGACCATAGGCAACCGCCCGAAGGGAAAAGGAACTTTTACCAAGGAACAGCCGTTCCTTACCCCGGAATACCGCGACGCACTCGCCTCGCACGGGCTGGACATAATCTCCGAGCAGAAGGTCCGCGACGATTATCACCCGCACGCGACCGTCACCCTGATAATCGCGCAGAAAGTGTGA
- a CDS encoding zinc ribbon domain-containing protein, producing the protein MNGSEHRTGDPDPEEELTGPERYLQPGEELLIWTPDIQIKKFRFEAYLTDRRLFLVDQSDAKPGVTAKEIPVDSIIDGYLEISPAREPVLVLSIRTSDDDVRTMKMTFVHTGEDRNTQVEEWVHLIQHHPQTGTTGGPKSAAPATAPEARSLSETIIVSPIWTPPAQPRDEPAAPQREPERNAPPEPPVRQTPSPVPPAAPRNYQAPSPPSQTQILFCHHCGKRIPPNANFCPYCGTRMLHTGQNNIQSAPAPKTQDPTPAAPVKSPPPAPEPEKTQQKKKGFFRR; encoded by the coding sequence ATGAACGGATCCGAACACCGCACCGGAGACCCTGATCCGGAAGAAGAACTGACCGGCCCGGAACGCTATCTCCAGCCAGGAGAGGAACTCCTGATCTGGACCCCCGATATCCAGATAAAAAAATTCAGGTTTGAGGCGTACCTTACCGATCGACGACTTTTTCTCGTAGATCAGAGCGACGCCAAACCCGGGGTTACCGCAAAGGAGATCCCTGTGGATTCGATAATCGACGGGTACCTGGAGATCTCACCCGCCCGCGAACCGGTCCTCGTGCTCTCCATTCGTACATCGGATGACGATGTCCGGACCATGAAGATGACTTTCGTGCACACGGGAGAGGACCGGAACACGCAGGTCGAGGAGTGGGTCCACCTTATCCAGCATCATCCGCAGACGGGGACGACCGGCGGACCAAAATCCGCGGCACCGGCCACCGCACCGGAAGCGCGAAGTCTCTCGGAGACCATCATCGTGTCGCCGATCTGGACCCCGCCCGCACAGCCCAGGGATGAGCCTGCTGCTCCGCAGCGGGAGCCTGAAAGGAATGCCCCGCCAGAACCCCCGGTCCGGCAGACCCCATCCCCGGTCCCGCCTGCAGCACCACGAAACTACCAGGCTCCCTCCCCGCCGAGCCAGACGCAGATCCTCTTCTGCCACCACTGCGGAAAGCGAATCCCCCCGAATGCGAACTTCTGTCCGTACTGCGGAACCAGGATGCTCCATACAGGGCAGAATAACATACAATCCGCCCCTGCACCGAAAACTCAGGATCCCACCCCCGCGGCTCCCGTAAAATCCCCCCCGCCTGCCCCGGAGCCGGAAAAGACGCAGCAGAAGAAGAAAGGATTCTTCAGGCGGTAA
- the sucD gene encoding succinate--CoA ligase subunit alpha encodes MIYGDKKTGVIVTGATGKQGAFHIPLMNEYARSVGGRGIVAGVTPGKGGKEVDGVPVYNSIREALREHDATASVLFVPAGGAMDSIMEAANAGLELVVAITEHIPVHDTMKAISFATLNGCAVIGPNCPGLLSPGEVKMGIMPSGLFSRGNIGVISRSGTLTYEIVDELTRAGLGQSTVVGIGGDPVIGQTFVDVLERFEQDPMTKAVVIVGEVGGNLEEEGAASTDLPIAAYIAGVSAPPEKRMGHAGAIIEGGEGDARSKIERLKKRGVPVATRPSEIPRLIKELI; translated from the coding sequence ATGATCTACGGAGACAAAAAGACCGGGGTGATTGTCACCGGCGCCACCGGCAAGCAGGGAGCATTCCACATTCCCCTGATGAATGAGTATGCCCGCTCGGTGGGAGGAAGGGGTATTGTCGCCGGAGTAACTCCGGGGAAGGGAGGAAAGGAGGTCGACGGCGTCCCGGTGTATAACAGCATCAGGGAGGCACTCCGCGAGCACGATGCAACCGCGAGCGTCCTGTTCGTACCCGCAGGAGGGGCCATGGATTCCATCATGGAAGCGGCGAACGCGGGACTCGAACTGGTGGTGGCAATCACCGAGCACATCCCGGTCCACGACACCATGAAGGCCATCTCCTTCGCCACCCTGAACGGGTGTGCGGTGATCGGGCCGAACTGCCCCGGCCTCCTCTCCCCCGGAGAGGTCAAGATGGGCATCATGCCCTCGGGGCTCTTCTCCCGGGGGAACATCGGGGTAATTTCCCGGAGCGGGACACTCACCTACGAGATCGTCGACGAGCTCACCCGTGCCGGGCTCGGCCAGAGCACGGTGGTGGGCATCGGGGGAGACCCGGTGATCGGCCAGACCTTCGTGGACGTGCTGGAACGGTTCGAGCAGGACCCCATGACCAAGGCGGTCGTCATCGTCGGCGAGGTGGGTGGAAACCTCGAGGAAGAGGGGGCCGCGTCAACGGACCTCCCCATCGCGGCCTATATCGCGGGGGTTTCCGCCCCGCCGGAGAAACGCATGGGTCATGCAGGAGCAATTATCGAGGGCGGCGAAGGCGATGCCCGATCGAAGATCGAGCGCCTGAAGAAGAGAGGCGTCCCGGTCGCAACCCGGCCCTCGGAGATCCCGAGGCTGATCAAGGAATTGATCTGA
- a CDS encoding succinate--CoA ligase subunit beta — MKFLEYEAKRIFSEYGIPVPKNVLIRSPEELAGKMESLGPGFVLKAQVDVGGRGKAGGILMADQANGIATAKELFGKTIKGLPVREILAEERLPIQQEYYLSVAVDRSTKEALVLFADAGGVDIESLAKNSPDAVRRVSIPLLMHDLPPFMIRDLLGKAPKEIGPVINMLYRVFSEKDAILAEINPLVTTPSGVFAADAKLIVDDNALGRQGITANRDLSEREREAEQHGFSYVELGGSIGVIGNGAGLTMATLDLIEFYGGQAANFLDVGGGAEQERVMRAVKLVAGVPTVKVIVVNLLGGITRCDEVARGIIQADVKQPVIVRLAGTNEQEGRRLLDGKGYRMLDTMDQVVKAAVEAVK, encoded by the coding sequence ATGAAATTTCTGGAATACGAGGCAAAGAGGATTTTTTCGGAGTACGGCATCCCGGTCCCGAAGAACGTGCTGATACGCTCCCCGGAGGAACTGGCCGGGAAGATGGAATCGCTCGGACCGGGCTTCGTGCTCAAGGCACAGGTAGACGTGGGCGGCCGGGGCAAGGCCGGCGGAATTCTGATGGCGGACCAGGCGAACGGTATCGCGACGGCGAAAGAGCTCTTCGGGAAGACCATCAAGGGTCTCCCGGTCCGCGAGATCCTCGCAGAGGAGCGTCTTCCCATCCAGCAGGAGTACTACCTCTCCGTCGCGGTCGACCGGTCGACGAAAGAGGCACTCGTCCTTTTCGCCGACGCGGGAGGAGTGGACATCGAGTCCCTGGCAAAGAACAGCCCGGATGCGGTGAGGAGGGTCTCGATCCCCCTGCTCATGCACGACCTTCCCCCGTTCATGATCCGGGACCTCCTCGGGAAGGCCCCGAAGGAGATCGGTCCGGTTATAAATATGCTTTACCGGGTGTTCTCTGAAAAAGACGCCATTCTTGCCGAGATCAACCCCCTGGTCACCACCCCGTCCGGGGTGTTCGCCGCGGACGCCAAACTGATCGTTGATGACAATGCCCTGGGGAGACAGGGGATAACTGCCAACCGGGACCTCTCCGAGCGGGAGCGGGAGGCGGAACAGCACGGGTTTTCTTATGTGGAACTCGGCGGTTCGATAGGCGTCATCGGAAACGGTGCGGGGCTCACCATGGCGACCCTGGACCTTATCGAGTTCTACGGGGGCCAGGCGGCGAACTTCCTCGACGTGGGCGGCGGTGCCGAGCAGGAGAGGGTAATGCGGGCCGTAAAACTGGTCGCAGGCGTCCCGACGGTGAAGGTGATCGTGGTGAACCTCCTCGGGGGGATCACCCGGTGCGACGAGGTCGCGAGAGGGATCATCCAGGCAGACGTGAAACAGCCCGTCATCGTGAGGCTCGCAGGAACGAACGAGCAGGAAGGCAGGAGGCTGCTCGACGGAAAGGGATACAGGATGCTCGACACCATGGACCAGGTCGTCAAGGCGGCCGTGGAGGCGGTGAAATGA
- a CDS encoding 2-oxoacid:ferredoxin oxidoreductase subunit gamma, with protein sequence MRHEIRFSGFGGQGIILSAVILGRAAVMYDQKFAVQTQVYGPEARGGASMSQVIIDDTPILYPKVTTPDIFVIMSQEGFLKYGALATEDAVMVLDSSLVQSRPKCRYVEIPATREAKEKLGRDIVANIIMLGALVEVTKVVGETAIEKAILDSVPKGTESLNLKAMRLGFDLAKGAE encoded by the coding sequence ATGAGGCACGAGATACGGTTTTCTGGATTCGGGGGACAGGGAATCATCCTCTCCGCCGTCATTCTTGGGAGGGCCGCGGTGATGTACGACCAGAAATTCGCGGTCCAGACGCAGGTCTACGGGCCCGAGGCACGGGGCGGGGCGTCAATGAGCCAGGTGATCATCGATGACACGCCCATCCTCTATCCCAAGGTCACCACCCCGGACATCTTCGTCATCATGTCGCAGGAGGGCTTCCTGAAATACGGCGCCCTGGCGACCGAGGACGCGGTCATGGTCCTCGACTCGAGCCTGGTGCAGTCCCGTCCGAAGTGTCGGTACGTGGAGATCCCCGCGACACGGGAGGCCAAGGAGAAGCTCGGCAGGGACATCGTGGCGAACATCATCATGCTCGGGGCGCTGGTCGAAGTGACGAAGGTGGTGGGAGAGACCGCCATCGAGAAAGCGATCCTCGACTCGGTGCCGAAAGGGACCGAGTCGCTCAACCTCAAGGCGATGCGCCTGGGGTTCGATCTTGCAAAAGGGGCTGAATAG
- a CDS encoding thiamine pyrophosphate-dependent enzyme, whose product MSYEDWFREDRLPHIYCVGCGNGTVINCTLSAVDQIGWKREDTVFVSGIGCSSRAPGYILTDSLHTTHGRALAFATGVRMANKDLHVVVFTGDGDLAAIGGNHFIHACRRNIDITVVCMNNQIYGMTGGQGSPTTPSGAISTTTPYGSSEPPFDLCELAMAAGANYVSRWTSYHVKELTRAVLAGLETPGLSFIEALVQCPTNYGRRNKFRQVMDQVEYMRTHAMLLQKAHRLEEQGEPVPADTILVGEFARRNRPALGVRP is encoded by the coding sequence ATGAGCTACGAGGACTGGTTCCGGGAGGACCGTCTCCCTCACATCTACTGCGTGGGATGCGGGAACGGGACGGTCATCAACTGCACCCTCTCCGCCGTAGACCAGATAGGCTGGAAGAGGGAAGATACCGTGTTCGTCTCCGGGATCGGGTGCTCGTCACGTGCACCGGGATATATCCTCACCGATTCGCTCCACACCACCCACGGGAGGGCGCTTGCATTCGCCACCGGGGTCAGGATGGCCAACAAGGACCTTCACGTGGTGGTCTTCACCGGCGACGGAGACCTGGCGGCAATAGGTGGGAACCATTTCATCCACGCATGCCGGAGAAACATCGATATCACCGTGGTCTGCATGAACAACCAGATATACGGGATGACCGGGGGGCAGGGAAGCCCCACTACGCCGTCGGGGGCGATCTCCACCACCACGCCTTACGGGTCTTCCGAACCTCCCTTCGACCTGTGCGAGCTGGCCATGGCTGCCGGGGCGAACTACGTGTCCCGCTGGACCTCCTACCACGTGAAGGAGCTCACCAGGGCGGTGCTCGCCGGGCTGGAGACTCCCGGGCTCTCGTTCATCGAGGCCCTGGTCCAGTGCCCGACGAATTACGGGAGGCGGAACAAGTTCCGGCAGGTGATGGACCAGGTCGAGTACATGCGGACCCACGCGATGCTCCTCCAGAAGGCGCACCGCCTCGAAGAACAGGGAGAGCCGGTCCCGGCGGACACGATCCTTGTGGGAGAGTTCGCCCGGAGGAACCGGCCGGCCCTGGGGGTGCGCCCATGA
- a CDS encoding 2-oxoacid:acceptor oxidoreductase subunit alpha: protein MTRIEFMQGNTACAEGALAAGCRFFGGYPITPSTEVAEHMAIKLPKLGGVFIQMEDEIASMASIIGASWTGARAMTATSGPGFSLMMENIGFAVMTETPCVVVNIQRGGPSTGQPTMSGQGDMMQCRFGSHGDYSVIALCPASVQEMFELTVKAFNLADRYRVPVFLMGDEIVGHMRERIEIPDQVERWERRPLAPGELPFKAGPGLVPGFPQFGKGFGVHVTGLTHDERGYPCATSPSVHEELVMRLVAKVETARDEIADYEVVNPDAGQVFVTYGSPARTVQQVIHDRKESDVGHLRLKVVWPFPESALKKFRNARRFLVPEQNMGQIAREIERHTDCEVVPIPKLGGALHTPEELESYLEAGR from the coding sequence TTGACCAGGATTGAGTTCATGCAGGGGAACACGGCCTGTGCCGAGGGTGCACTCGCCGCGGGATGCCGGTTCTTCGGGGGTTATCCCATCACTCCCTCCACCGAGGTCGCCGAGCATATGGCGATTAAGCTCCCCAAGCTCGGAGGGGTGTTCATCCAGATGGAAGACGAGATCGCCAGCATGGCGTCCATCATCGGCGCTTCGTGGACCGGGGCCCGTGCCATGACCGCCACGAGCGGGCCGGGATTCTCCCTGATGATGGAGAATATCGGGTTTGCGGTGATGACCGAGACCCCCTGCGTGGTGGTCAATATCCAGCGGGGCGGGCCGAGTACCGGCCAGCCCACTATGTCGGGGCAGGGAGACATGATGCAGTGCAGGTTCGGCTCGCACGGCGACTACAGCGTCATCGCGCTCTGCCCTGCGAGCGTCCAGGAGATGTTCGAGCTCACCGTCAAGGCCTTCAACCTCGCCGACCGTTACAGGGTCCCCGTCTTTCTGATGGGGGACGAGATCGTGGGGCACATGAGGGAACGGATCGAGATCCCTGACCAGGTGGAGCGGTGGGAGCGGAGGCCCCTGGCACCGGGAGAGCTCCCCTTTAAGGCGGGACCCGGCCTTGTTCCCGGATTTCCCCAGTTTGGGAAGGGGTTCGGGGTGCACGTAACCGGGCTCACCCACGACGAACGGGGATACCCCTGCGCCACCAGCCCGAGCGTCCACGAGGAGCTGGTGATGAGGCTGGTCGCGAAGGTGGAGACGGCCCGGGACGAGATCGCGGACTACGAAGTGGTAAACCCCGACGCCGGGCAGGTCTTCGTTACCTACGGGTCTCCCGCGAGAACCGTCCAGCAGGTTATCCACGACCGGAAAGAAAGCGATGTCGGCCATCTCAGGCTTAAGGTCGTCTGGCCGTTCCCCGAATCGGCCCTCAAAAAATTCCGGAACGCACGCCGTTTCCTGGTACCCGAGCAGAATATGGGTCAGATAGCGCGGGAGATCGAACGGCACACGGACTGCGAGGTCGTTCCAATCCCGAAACTTGGAGGTGCGCTCCACACCCCGGAGGAACTGGAATCGTACCTGGAGGCAGGCCGATGA